One stretch of Musicola paradisiaca NCPPB 2511 DNA includes these proteins:
- the dxs gene encoding 1-deoxy-D-xylulose-5-phosphate synthase — MIFDIAKYPTLALVENPDDLRLLPRDSLPKLCDELRQYLLDSVSRSSGHFASGLGTVELTVALHYVYNTPFDHLVWDVGHQAYPHKILTGRRDRIATIRQKDGLHPFPWRGESEYDVLSVGHSSTSISAGLGMAVAAEREGKGRRTVCVIGDGAITAGMAFEAMNHAGDIRPDMLVVLNDNEMSISENVGALNNHLAQLLSGKLYSTLREGGKKVLSGLPPIKELVKRTEEHLKGMVVPGTLFEELGFNYIGPVDGHDVQALAQTLKNMRSLKGPQLLHIMTKKGKGYAPAEQDPISWHAVPKFDPASGTLPKSKEGALPTYSAVFGQWLTETAAGDSRLMAITPAMREGSGMVAFSRQYPQQYFDVAIAEQHAVTFAAGLAVGGYRPVVAIYSTFLQRAYDQVIHDVAIQNLPVLFAIDRGGIVGADGQTHQGAFDLSFLRCIPNMVIMTPSDENECRLMLHTGYHYPHGPVAVRYPRGTAVGVPLTPLETLPIGEGVMRRQGENIAILNFGTLMPEARQAAEALNATLVDMRFVKPLDEALILSLAGTHQALVTVEENAVMGGAGSGVNELLMAHRALVPVLNLGLPDYFIPQGTQDEIRTQLGLDAVGIERRI, encoded by the coding sequence ATGATCTTTGATATTGCGAAATACCCTACACTGGCACTGGTGGAAAATCCTGACGATTTACGCCTGTTGCCCCGGGACAGCCTGCCGAAACTGTGTGACGAACTGAGACAGTACCTGCTGGATAGCGTTAGTCGCTCAAGCGGACATTTCGCATCGGGCCTGGGTACGGTTGAACTGACGGTGGCGTTGCATTACGTCTATAACACGCCGTTCGATCACCTGGTATGGGATGTCGGTCATCAGGCTTATCCGCACAAAATCCTGACCGGGCGTCGCGACCGGATCGCCACCATTCGTCAGAAAGACGGCCTGCATCCGTTCCCGTGGCGTGGAGAAAGCGAATACGACGTACTGAGCGTCGGCCACTCATCCACCTCCATCAGTGCCGGTCTCGGCATGGCGGTGGCCGCCGAGCGCGAAGGTAAAGGACGGCGTACCGTATGTGTCATCGGCGACGGCGCGATCACCGCCGGCATGGCGTTCGAAGCCATGAACCATGCGGGCGATATTCGGCCGGACATGCTGGTGGTACTCAACGACAACGAAATGTCGATTTCTGAAAACGTCGGCGCACTGAACAACCACCTGGCGCAATTGCTCTCCGGCAAGCTTTACTCCACTCTGCGCGAAGGCGGTAAGAAAGTGCTGTCGGGGTTGCCGCCCATCAAAGAGCTGGTCAAACGCACCGAGGAACACCTCAAAGGTATGGTTGTTCCAGGTACGCTATTTGAAGAACTCGGTTTTAACTATATCGGCCCGGTGGATGGGCATGATGTGCAGGCGCTGGCGCAAACGCTCAAAAATATGCGCAGCCTCAAAGGGCCGCAATTGCTGCACATCATGACCAAGAAAGGCAAAGGCTACGCCCCCGCCGAACAGGATCCGATCAGTTGGCACGCCGTGCCTAAATTCGATCCAGCCAGCGGTACTCTGCCTAAAAGCAAGGAAGGGGCGCTGCCCACCTACTCTGCCGTCTTTGGTCAATGGCTGACGGAAACCGCCGCAGGCGACAGCCGGCTGATGGCGATTACCCCTGCCATGCGTGAAGGCTCCGGCATGGTGGCTTTCTCCCGCCAATACCCGCAGCAATATTTCGATGTGGCTATCGCCGAGCAGCACGCCGTCACCTTCGCCGCTGGGCTTGCTGTTGGCGGTTATCGTCCGGTCGTGGCAATTTACTCGACTTTTCTGCAACGCGCTTATGATCAAGTGATTCACGACGTCGCCATCCAGAATCTGCCGGTACTGTTCGCTATCGATCGCGGCGGTATCGTCGGCGCCGACGGGCAAACCCATCAGGGTGCATTTGATCTCTCTTTCCTGAGATGTATCCCTAACATGGTGATCATGACGCCCAGTGATGAAAACGAGTGCCGTCTGATGTTGCATACCGGCTACCACTATCCACACGGCCCGGTCGCGGTGCGTTACCCGCGTGGCACCGCCGTGGGTGTACCGTTAACGCCGCTGGAAACGCTGCCGATCGGCGAAGGCGTGATGCGCCGTCAGGGAGAAAATATCGCCATCCTGAATTTCGGCACACTGATGCCGGAAGCGCGTCAAGCGGCGGAAGCGCTTAATGCCACACTGGTTGACATGCGTTTCGTGAAACCATTGGATGAAGCGTTGATCCTGTCGTTGGCAGGCACGCACCAGGCACTAGTGACCGTGGAAGAAAATGCCGTCATGGGCGGCGCGGGGAGTGGCGTCAATGAACTGCTGATGGCGCACCGGGCGCTGGTTCCCGTATTGAATCTGGGCCTGCCGGACTATTTTATTCCACAAGGCACACAGGACGAAATCCGAACACAATTGGGGCTGGACGCCGTGGGTATTGAGCGCCGCATCC
- the ribD gene encoding bifunctional diaminohydroxyphosphoribosylaminopyrimidine deaminase/5-amino-6-(5-phosphoribosylamino)uracil reductase RibD, translating to MSVLSDEFYMARALELARRGIFTTSPNPNVGCVIVRDGEVVGEGFHQKAGEPHAEVHALRMAGDKAQGATVYVTLEPCSHHGRTPPCADALIAAGVARVVAAMQDPNPQVAGRGLHRLHQAGIEVCHGVMADAAENINRGFLKRMRTGFPYVQLKMGASVDGRTAMASGESQWITSPQARQDVQRFRARSSAILSSSATVLADDPSLAVRWQELDADTQRIYPQESLRQPVRIIVDSQSRVTPEHRLVSQPGSTWLARPQRDGLAWPSSVEQIDVPLYGEGLDLVALMMLLGKRQINSVWVEAGPRLAGALLQANVVDELIVYIAPRLLGDAARPLCVLSGVETLSQTPEFLIADVCQVGPDVRLTLKPR from the coding sequence ATGTCCGTACTGTCTGATGAATTTTATATGGCCCGTGCGTTGGAACTGGCCCGTCGCGGGATTTTTACGACCTCGCCCAACCCGAATGTAGGGTGTGTGATCGTCAGGGATGGCGAAGTCGTCGGCGAAGGGTTTCATCAAAAAGCAGGGGAGCCGCACGCGGAAGTGCATGCGCTGCGAATGGCCGGGGATAAAGCACAAGGCGCTACGGTTTACGTGACGCTGGAGCCTTGTAGCCATCACGGCCGAACACCGCCTTGTGCCGATGCTTTGATTGCCGCCGGGGTGGCGCGAGTGGTCGCAGCGATGCAGGATCCCAACCCCCAGGTAGCGGGACGCGGCCTGCATCGATTGCATCAGGCCGGTATCGAGGTGTGCCATGGCGTGATGGCGGATGCGGCGGAAAACATCAATCGTGGTTTTCTCAAGCGTATGCGTACCGGTTTCCCTTATGTACAACTCAAGATGGGCGCCTCTGTGGACGGGCGCACTGCCATGGCGTCCGGCGAAAGCCAGTGGATTACCTCGCCACAGGCCAGGCAGGATGTACAACGCTTTCGCGCCCGCAGTTCGGCAATCCTCAGTAGCAGCGCCACCGTGTTGGCCGACGACCCATCGCTGGCGGTTCGCTGGCAGGAACTGGATGCCGACACGCAGCGTATCTACCCACAGGAGAGTTTGCGCCAGCCGGTGCGGATCATTGTCGATAGCCAGTCGCGTGTGACGCCGGAACATCGTCTGGTAAGCCAACCCGGTTCCACCTGGCTTGCCAGGCCACAGCGGGATGGGTTGGCATGGCCGTCGTCAGTGGAGCAGATCGACGTACCGTTGTATGGCGAAGGGCTGGATCTGGTCGCGTTGATGATGTTGCTGGGCAAACGTCAGATTAATTCCGTTTGGGTTGAAGCAGGGCCACGTCTGGCTGGGGCGTTATTGCAAGCCAATGTCGTGGATGAACTGATTGTGTATATAGCGCCGCGCCTGCTGGGAGATGCCGCCAGACCCTTGTGTGTGCTGTCGGGAGTAGAAACGCTCTCGCAGACGCCCGAGTTTTTGATCGCAGACGTTTGCCAGGTTGGGCCGGATGTGCGCCTGACGCTAAAACCCCGTTAA
- the ribH gene encoding 6,7-dimethyl-8-ribityllumazine synthase, whose protein sequence is MNVIEGVVAAPNARVAIAIARFNHFINDSLLEGAVDALKRIGQVKDENITVVWVPGAYELPLAVRALAKTQQYDAVVALGTVIRGGTAHFEFVAGECSSGLSHVAMNSDIPVAFGVLTTESIEQAIERAGTKAGNKGAEAALTALEMINVLNAIK, encoded by the coding sequence ATGAACGTTATTGAAGGTGTTGTTGCTGCTCCGAATGCCCGCGTGGCGATTGCTATCGCCCGTTTCAACCATTTCATCAATGACAGTCTGCTGGAAGGCGCGGTTGATGCGCTCAAACGCATTGGTCAGGTGAAGGATGAAAATATTACCGTCGTATGGGTTCCCGGCGCTTATGAATTGCCATTGGCCGTGCGTGCGCTGGCGAAAACCCAGCAGTATGACGCCGTCGTGGCGCTGGGTACGGTGATCCGTGGGGGAACCGCACACTTTGAATTCGTTGCCGGCGAGTGCAGTTCCGGCCTGTCGCATGTCGCGATGAACAGCGATATTCCGGTGGCTTTCGGCGTATTGACGACGGAAAGCATCGAGCAGGCCATTGAACGTGCAGGCACCAAGGCGGGGAACAAGGGCGCCGAAGCTGCGCTGACCGCGCTTGAAATGATCAATGTATTAAACGCTATCAAGTAA
- the nrdR gene encoding transcriptional regulator NrdR, producing the protein MHCPFCAAVDTKVIDSRLVGEGSQVRRRRQCLVCNERFTTFEVAELVMPRVIKSNDVREPFNEEKLRKGMLKALEKRPVSSDDVEMAITHIKSQLRATGEREVTAKMVGNLVMDALKKLDKVAYIRFASVYRSFEDIREFGEEIARLQD; encoded by the coding sequence ATGCATTGTCCTTTTTGTGCCGCAGTTGATACCAAAGTGATTGATTCCCGCCTGGTGGGTGAAGGATCACAGGTTCGGCGTCGACGTCAGTGTCTGGTGTGCAATGAACGTTTTACTACTTTTGAAGTAGCGGAACTGGTTATGCCGCGGGTTATCAAGAGCAACGATGTGCGTGAGCCGTTCAATGAAGAAAAATTACGCAAAGGCATGCTCAAGGCGTTGGAAAAACGCCCTGTCAGCTCCGATGACGTCGAAATGGCGATAACCCATATCAAATCCCAATTGCGCGCTACCGGTGAACGGGAAGTGACCGCCAAGATGGTGGGGAATCTGGTGATGGATGCGTTGAAAAAACTCGACAAGGTGGCGTATATCCGGTTTGCGTCGGTATACCGCAGTTTTGAGGATATTCGCGAATTCGGTGAAGAGATTGCCCGTCTGCAGGATTGA
- the nusB gene encoding transcription antitermination factor NusB — MKPAARRRARECAVQALYSWQLSKNDIADVELQFLSEQDVKGADITYFRELLTGVATQAERLDALMAPYLSRQLDELGQVERAILRLAVYELSKREDVPYKVAINEAIELAKVFGAEDSHKFVNGVLDKAGPHLRPGKK, encoded by the coding sequence GTGAAACCTGCTGCTCGTCGCCGCGCTCGTGAATGTGCGGTTCAAGCGCTTTATTCCTGGCAGTTATCCAAAAATGATATTGCCGATGTTGAACTACAATTCCTGAGCGAGCAGGATGTCAAAGGTGCTGACATCACGTATTTCCGCGAACTGCTGACGGGGGTGGCTACTCAGGCCGAGCGTCTGGATGCATTGATGGCACCGTATCTGTCCCGTCAGTTGGATGAACTGGGGCAGGTGGAGAGAGCTATTCTGCGTCTGGCGGTGTATGAATTGAGCAAACGCGAGGACGTACCTTACAAAGTCGCCATCAATGAGGCGATTGAATTGGCGAAAGTGTTTGGCGCCGAAGACAGTCACAAATTTGTGAATGGCGTGCTGGACAAAGCCGGGCCTCATCTGAGACCGGGTAAGAAGTAA
- the pgpA gene encoding phosphatidylglycerophosphatase A → MAHEEHKGSQIAKSRLRLSNPWHLLATGFGSGLSPWMPGTAGSLAAIPLWYLLMLLPLQLYSLVVMFSIGIGVYLCHQTAKDMGVHDHGSIVWDEFVGMWITLMAVPSMHWGWVLAGFVIFRVLDIFKPWPIRWFDRHVHGGMGIMVDDIVAGVIAAGIIYLAGHHFL, encoded by the coding sequence TTGGCGCATGAAGAACACAAAGGGTCGCAGATTGCGAAAAGCCGTTTGCGCCTGAGCAACCCGTGGCACTTGCTGGCGACCGGATTCGGCAGCGGGTTATCTCCCTGGATGCCGGGAACCGCCGGGTCGCTGGCTGCTATCCCGCTGTGGTATTTGCTGATGCTGCTTCCGTTACAGCTTTACTCGCTGGTGGTGATGTTCAGCATTGGCATCGGGGTGTATCTTTGCCATCAAACCGCCAAAGACATGGGGGTTCACGATCACGGCAGTATCGTCTGGGATGAATTTGTCGGTATGTGGATCACGCTGATGGCGGTGCCGTCGATGCACTGGGGATGGGTGCTGGCAGGGTTTGTGATTTTCCGTGTGCTGGATATTTTCAAACCCTGGCCGATCCGCTGGTTTGATCGCCATGTGCATGGCGGTATGGGGATCATGGTAGATGATATTGTGGCGGGGGTGATTGCTGCGGGGATTATCTATCTGGCGGGTCATCACTTCCTGTGA
- the thiL gene encoding thiamine-phosphate kinase, translated as MAEGEFDVIARYFNRAANSRRDVVLGIGDDCALLTVPENQLLAVSTDTLVSGIHFLANIDPADLAYKSLAVNLSDLAAMGADPAWVSLALTLPGVDEQWLAAYSDSLFEQLDYYGMQLIGGDTTRGPLSMTLTIQGLVPAGRALRRGGAKVGDWIYVTGTLGDSAAGLAILLRQFSVANDEDQAFLLRRHLRPQPRVLHGQALRDLASSAIDLSDGLASDLKHILQASDCGARINLEFLPYSDAIRRHADADQALQWALGGGEDYELCFTVPELNRGALEVAIGHLGAPYTCIGQIGPASEGLRFFHHDEPMSINLKGYDHFGA; from the coding sequence ATGGCTGAAGGCGAGTTTGATGTGATTGCCCGTTATTTCAACCGGGCGGCCAATTCCCGGCGGGATGTTGTATTGGGGATCGGCGATGATTGCGCGTTATTGACCGTTCCTGAGAATCAGTTGCTGGCTGTCAGCACTGATACGTTGGTGTCGGGCATTCACTTTCTTGCGAATATCGATCCTGCCGACCTGGCTTATAAATCACTGGCGGTGAATCTGAGTGATCTGGCCGCCATGGGCGCCGACCCTGCCTGGGTATCGCTGGCGCTGACGCTGCCCGGCGTCGACGAGCAATGGCTGGCCGCCTACAGCGATTCGCTGTTCGAACAACTTGATTACTACGGTATGCAGCTTATCGGCGGCGATACCACGCGCGGCCCGTTAAGTATGACGTTGACCATCCAGGGGTTGGTACCGGCTGGTCGCGCGCTGCGTCGTGGCGGCGCCAAAGTCGGCGACTGGATTTATGTCACCGGCACTCTGGGCGATAGCGCAGCCGGGCTGGCAATATTGTTGCGGCAGTTCAGCGTTGCAAACGATGAGGATCAGGCGTTTTTGCTGCGGCGCCATCTTCGGCCGCAGCCGCGCGTATTGCACGGCCAGGCGTTGCGCGATTTGGCCAGCTCGGCCATCGACCTTTCCGATGGGCTGGCTTCCGATCTCAAACATATTCTGCAGGCCAGCGACTGTGGCGCACGCATCAATCTGGAGTTCCTGCCTTATTCCGACGCCATACGCCGACATGCCGATGCCGATCAGGCGTTGCAATGGGCGCTTGGCGGCGGCGAAGATTATGAACTGTGCTTTACCGTACCGGAGTTGAATCGCGGAGCGCTGGAGGTCGCCATCGGGCATCTGGGCGCGCCGTACACCTGTATTGGACAAATCGGGCCTGCGTCCGAGGGGCTGCGTTTTTTCCACCATGATGAGCCGATGAGCATCAATCTGAAAGGATACGACCACTTTGGCGCATGA